Proteins encoded by one window of Lathyrus oleraceus cultivar Zhongwan6 chromosome 1, CAAS_Psat_ZW6_1.0, whole genome shotgun sequence:
- the LOC127115463 gene encoding probable anion transporter 4, chloroplastic: MLNKRQQSFPVEANKVKVIPPFRRLLSKIPTWSLIVANAMHSWGFFVVLSWMPIYFNSVYRVDLRQAAWFSVVLWIVMAIMIYLAGFWSDMMIQRGTSVTLTRKIMQSIGFVGPGVSLIGLATTRNPSIASAWLTLPFGSKSFGHSGFLVNFQDIAPQYSGVLHGMANTAGTLASIIGIVGAGILLS; the protein is encoded by the coding sequence ATGTTGAATAAAAGACAACAGTCTTTTCCGGTGGAGGCAAATAAAGTTAAAGTTATCCCTCCTTTCAGACGCTTGCTTTCAAAGATTCCAACATGGTCTCTAATTGTCGCAAACGCCATGCATAGCTGGGGGTTTTTTGTTGTTCTTTCTTGGATGCCAATATACTTCAACTCAGTATATCGGGTGGATCTCAGGCAGGCGGCATGGTTTAGTGTCGTTCTGTGGATTGTGATGGCTATCATGATTTACCTTGCTGGCTTTTGGTCAGATATGATGATACAAAGGGGTACAAGTGTTACTTTGACTCGTAAGATTATGCAGTCCATTGGTTTTGTTGGTCCTGGAGTTAGCCTCATTGGTTTAGCAACAACAAGAAACCCTTCGATTGCTTCAGCTTGGCTTACGTTACCCTTTGGCTCAAAATCTTTCGGTCACTCTGGTTTTCTTGTGAACTTTCAGGATATCGCACCACAGTACTCTGGTGTTTTACATGGAATGGCAAATACTGCTGGAACACTTGCTTCTATAATTGGAATAGTTGGAGCTGGCATTTTGTTGAGCTAG